From one Anopheles bellator chromosome 1, idAnoBellAS_SP24_06.2, whole genome shotgun sequence genomic stretch:
- the LOC131215751 gene encoding chromosome-associated kinesin KIF4A-like produces MSNPECVKVAVRIRPMTSSEAIRGCQSVVEISPPDQPQVVICGGNKPSDIFTYNFAFAPDASQEDLYESVVSQLLSKLFEGFNVTILAYGQTGSGKTYTMGTDFGGDMGDRTGVIPRAIVDIFEKVEETQKHSVRTSCSFVELYQENVYDLLSVKDGPERQTLDIREGPGGVVLLQGLTEISVTSVSETFDCLVRGAAGRIVRATAMNAVSSRSHSIFTITLQQPSADDPKSLLTSKFQLVDLAGSERSKKTKTTGDGFREGVKINQGLLALGNVISALGTSVPAGSNSHVPYRDSKLTRLLQDSLGGNSYTLMIACVSPADYNLNETISTLRYADRVRKIKNKPIVNQDPQLAKIKQLEGIIQDLRVEILSLKGGEVGAEFRAPKAPPAVRPSNVTGVPPKRSIQRSSSSGNLFSVAGGGADVAAVKNGNRKSATQELQDKNRLLQAQLQAMAQDLATNEIRALAAEKTLDMLDEKIDDEEGIRQHIGSVLSSYRDEMIALGVISATEGDTRSRAPSVIGTASHETSALPLTEDGHKRSESHTTQQINFHNQLRQLNMELALKEELHRRCMGNSAAVSNAGGQPLTEVLADYQQTIADLEQQLAELNGQLENTKASEKKSKLSEERRKKVQQLEAELTELRNKSVRQAKLLKLKEKDAQRIESLSSEIQTMKGTRVKLLKSMRAESENFRKWRMTHEKEICQLKAKDRKRQNELQSMETMHEKQQKIMKRKLDETVAVNKRLKAALDRRKQRNNSKLGGDRTILRGPEATRWIEQELELLHSMVEASVTLDVLMERRTQLVTKIAHWRTAGSDPSQADEIRQCEDELDSRNAQIKDLQQRGHDFELQLEALSGTIETLPEKKEAFRRVLAASVADRKQLTGLRFQLEECQTANDCLVETLAQLRADRQQVEQQYAVELAEFERTYEDKLALLLLQQQQKLRAAAQNPPSGEASDSSSTNNVIVDQMLERIETLRDELELYKESNRQLKNQLIAARDMASANNIPRVGGGRQKPKPKPIVDAADIIDYEEDDEEFEDDGAEDFDRERDPDFRGTPISKRRKPNVVLPQSKLSANDTTSSSNETVNTSSQPHCSCQGNCSTLRCGCKKTGISCQAGSCRCVASKCVNKPLDMIDESQDPPDDGAVDNKENTFVANTTTIQQRITRDTMLLEKLSTPQGAQNRPIPERMQAALTWNQSSHGSVA; encoded by the exons ATGTCAAACCCCGAGTGCGTGAAGGTGGCGGTCCGCATCCGCCCGATGACTTCGTCGGAGGCGATACGCGGATGCCAGAGCGTGGTGGAGATTTCACCCCCCGACCAGCCACAGGTCGTCATTTGCGGTGGAAACAAACCCTCAGATATTTTCACCTACAATTTCGCGTTTGCTCCGGATGCGTCCCAGGAGGACCTGTACGAGAGTGTCGTGTCGCAATTGCTTTCTAAACTGTTCGAAGGTTTCAATGTGACGATCCTCGCCTACGGTCAAACGGGATCGGGAAAAACCTACACAATGGGGACGGACTTCGGCGGAGACATGGGAGACCGGACAGGCGTAATCCCTCGCGCCATAGTGgatatttttgaaaaagtGGAAGAAACACAGAAGCACTCTGTTAGGACATCTTGCTCGTTTGTGGAGCTGTACCAGGAGAATGTGTACGATCTGCTGTCGGTAAAGGATGGCCCAGAAAGACAGACCCTTGATATCCGCGAGGGTCCCGGGGGTGTCGTTCTACTGCAGGGACTGACTGAAATCAGCGTGACCTCCGTGAGCGAAACATTCGATTGCCTCGTCCGGGGTGCGGCCGGTCGGATTGTGCGCGCAACGGCAATGAATGCCGTTTCGAGTCGGAGCCACTCGATCTTCACCATCACACTACAGCAACCATCGGCCGACGATCCCAAGTCGCTCCTCACGTCCAAGTTCCAGTTGGTCGATTTGGCAGGTTCGGAGCGTtcgaaaaaaaccaaaacaacgggCGACGGTTTTCGGGAAGGCGTCAAAATAAACCAGGGACTACTTGCCCTTGGCAACGTCATCTCGGCCCTCGGCACATCGGTGCCGGCCGGGTCAAACAGCCACGTACCATACCGGGACTCGAAGCTAACACGCCTGCTGCAGGACTCTCTTGGAGGCAATTCGTACACGCTGATGATTGCGTGCGTGTCGCCAGCGGATTACAATCTGAACGAAACGATTAGCACGCTTCGGTACGCGGACCGGGTGCGCAAGATTAAGAACAAACCGATCGTCAACCAGGACCCGCAGCTAGCCAAAATCAAGCAGCTGGAAGGAATAATCCAGGATTTGCGGGTTGAAATCCTCTCACTGAAAGGCGGCGAAGTAGGTGCGGAGTTTCGGGCACCCAAAGCACCACCGGCGGTGCGGCCATCGAATGTTACCGGTGTGCCACCGAAGCGATCCATCCAACGGTCATCATCCTCAGGAAACCTGTTTTCTGTTGCTGGCGGTGGAGCCGATGTGGCAGCAGTAAAAAACGGGAACCGAAAATCGGCAACCCAGGAGCTGCAGGATAAAAACCGTTTGCTGCAGGCACAGCTGCAGGCTATGGCCCAGGATTTGGCCACCAACGAGATACGGGCGCTGGCGGCAGAGAAAACGCTGGACATGCTTGACGAAAAGATCGATGATGAAGAAGGCATTCGGCAGCATATCGGATCGGTGTTGAGCTCTTACCGGGACGAGATGATTGCCCTCGGCGTGATATCGGCCACGGAAGGCGATACACGAAGCAGAGCGCCATCGGTGATCGGTACGGCTTCGCACGAGACCTCCGCCCTGCCTCTCACCGAAGATGGCCATAAGCGTTCGGAAAGTCACACGACACAGCAGATCAACTTCCACAACCAATTGCGACAACTAAACATGGAGCTGGCGCTGAAGGAAGAGCTGCACCGGCGCTGCATGGGTAACAGCGCTGCGGTTTCTAACGCGGGCGGCCAACCACTAACCGAGGTGCTGGCCGATTACCAGCAAACCATCGCCGACCTGGAGCAACAGCTGGCGGAACTGAATGGGCAGCTCGAGAACACTAAGGCAAGCGAGAAGAAGTCGAAGCTGTCCGAGGAGCGTCGCAAAAAAGTGCAGCAACTCGAGGCCGAACTGACCGAGCTGCGCAACAAGAGTGTCCGGCAGGCGAAGCTGCTAAAGCTGAAGGAAAAGGACGCGCagcgaatcgaatcgctgAGCAGCGAAATCCAAACGATGAAGGGGACGCGCGTGAAGCTGCTAAAGTCGATGCGGGCCGAGAGCGAAAACTTCCGCAAGTGGCGCATGAcgcacgaaaaagaaatctgCCAGCTGAAGGCGAAGGATCGCAAGCGCCAGAACGAGCTGCAATCGATGGAGACGATGCAtgagaagcagcaaaaaatcatGAAGCGCAAGCTGGATGAAACCGTGGCGGTCAACAAGCGGCTGAAGGCAGCGCTCGATCGTCGGAAGCAGCGGAACAATAGCAAGCTTGGTGGCGATCGGACGATATTGCGCGGCCCGGAAGCAACACGATGGATCGAGCaggagctggagctgctgcaCAGTATGGTCGAGGCCTCCGTGACGCTCGATGTGCTCATGGAGCGCCGAACGCAGCTGGTGACCAAAATAGCGCACTGGCGTACCGCCGGCAGTGATCCGAGCCAGGCCGACGAAATTCGTCAGTGTGAGGATGAGCTGGATTCCCGGAACGCACAGATCAAAGACCTGCAGCAACGGGGCCACGACTTTGAGCTGCAACTGGAAGCGCTGAGTGGAACGATCGAAACGCTGccggagaaaaaggaagccTTTCGGCGCGTGCTGGCGGCAAGCGTGGCCGATCGCAAACAGTTGACCGGCTTGCGCTTCCAGCTGGAAGAGTGTCAAACGGCCAACGATTGTTTGGTAGAAACGCTTGCCCAGCTACGGGCCGATCGGCAGCAAGTCGAGCAACAGTACGCCGTGGAGCTGGCCGAGTTCGAGAGAACGTACGAGGACAAGCTGGCGTTGCTGttactacagcagcagcagaaactaCGGGCTGCTGCCCAGAACCCGCCCTCGGGCGAGGCGTCGGACAgtagcagcaccaacaacgtGATCGTGGACCAGATGCTAGAACGCATCGAAACGCTACGCGATGAGCTCGAGCTCTACAAGGAGAGCAACCGGCAGCTGAAAAATCAACTGATCGCCGCCCGGGACATGGCTTCGGCGAACAACATACCTCGGGTGGGTGGCGGGCGACAGAAgcccaaaccgaaaccgatcgttgACGCTGCTGACATCATTGACTatgaggaggacgacgaggaattTGAGGACGACGGGGCGGAAGATTTCGATCGTGAGCGAGATCCAGACTTCCGTGGGACGCCGATCAGTAAGCGAAGAAAG CCGAACGTGGTGCTCCCGCAATCGAAGCTTTCTGCAAACGATACGACGAGTAGCAGCAACGAAACGGTCAACACGAGCAGCCAGCCACACTGCTCCTGCCAAGGCAACTGCTCCACGCTGCGGTGCGGATGTAAAAAGACGGGCATCTCCTGCCAGGCGGGATCCTGCAGGTGC
- the LOC131216088 gene encoding U6 snRNA-associated Sm-like protein LSm5 encodes MTQTSVANQSTLLPLELVDKCIGSRIHIIMKNDKEIVGTLLGFDDFVNMLLEDVTEYENTPEGRRITKLDQILLNGNNITMLVPGSSGDLPDAS; translated from the exons ATGACGCAAACAAGTGTGGCAAACCAATCGACACTTCTACCACTCG AACTGGTCGACAAGTGTATCGGCTCACGGATACATATTATCATGAAGAATGATAAAGAGATCGTGGGCACGCTGCTAGGATTCGATGACTTCGTTAACATGCTGTTGGAGGACGTTACGGAGTACGAGAATACGCCCGAAGGCAGAAGGATAACGAAGCTGGACCAGATACTGCTCAACGGTAACAACATCACGATG CTTGTACCCGGTTCTAGCGGGGACCTGCCCGATGCATCGTAG